A genomic region of Raphanus sativus cultivar WK10039 chromosome 6, ASM80110v3, whole genome shotgun sequence contains the following coding sequences:
- the LOC108830665 gene encoding helicase SEN1 isoform X1 — protein sequence MTSKVSSSGELLSRWRRIEEDEEENDDSDPSTVDRLNKRKEQWFTDAFTMLISLPNDTHIWCGCSDVMGPLLETFYNYFRDEREDSPLKALWKRISREMRTCAQCISQHHQTQEMYEKEYECASVGPLLAVLRKLDEQRVTKHLQEINLIIEKGAYDQDRHHAEVVSVMYEVLMFPFFFDDMSLCTEFEKFIESIDNIHELAFAENQEFPGVYALLFLNRRVRVIGYRLARAMGKLRSATQLERLQPLLKKFIGILEMEGLPSSSQDPRPRINLDRSSIWLGMTSLLEFLEGPAFEEGILEPYPIFVDTVLNHISGDSPEFSLAVNCLKELFKTLGCKLWLRATLSPSVMRNTLLGQCFHTKAEKIHKAIFDLFQPLLQSLEALRDGEHEKQRRHFLYFLLHQVPVSSNFSFLARRIGHKIALLIVLRGYKMNPPCPPFECAHMWGPSLVSSFIDSALHISLRQPAIDLVQTILVSDATALLASLLRNNTGNYMGNEVKYDDDDSNFPFPHAVEDVSDRPWSDFTQQSKVTLGECKEWMCIPMLWITTLTNTNLLNLPVSLSQAVFWSRSRFCLVESEKNDDMTVDMETWLSSSAVEIKGTLGWKVATGSDDGGPGKESKNSVAVSKMCPTLIRTLKRLTTCFLVQMGEEYRKQWTWVPGMSETFILSLSDPDDNIRQFGKSMLEHVSNTRGLSCGLKFLCSQSSHLVHVFSGATHVLQQVHLSSVLQRFQILHHFFFLLFKLLKEEDVVIITEAVKSSAGGFLRQPDFSAPPVIESRNSSSATPELLKFLYSLAEVAWGAVRKCLAEGKAFIHQSLCQMTCVRLLEITPVVLGKLRLSREESCAIGGALKDASDLKWLPDLIDWGRSQLKVVITYWKRALAALLDILQGSKSETCSSAVQAIRRVLSADDLDIEQLADQISRLVPKANEFLKPVDAVGKAPDNVMDLTEDVTEKESLKNLPSLNKSHQLDINKTLPPIRSISRVPSLKKGTSSIDTPKSSAAVVSEKDVSVKSSNMVRDLPTTNAEPSKVGSISKEAGNRQTLGGPLSLVNRTNLKNAADESISRGTSKEAQKSAISNTKGMDLRKVVNEPEVDPLDLALKPLKPQPLPLAKPGPIVPKRQVIQLCAPVNKKSERWQRQEAGFKRFRPPKLEDWFRKILQMDYYAIVGLASTNKDENQNVGKFKEVPVRFTSPEQYIQIFQPLVLEEFKAQLQSSFQEISSLEEIYYGDLSVLSIERVDDFHFVRFMKDENDGPNSKSFSENDLILFTKEHPENSNVGVNMMGKVEGREWDERKRSSILNVRLYLQNASSRLNQARRNLLERSQWHACRILNITSQIREFQALSSIKDIPVLPVILSPLSDSNYDSEIKRSDLRSLPHSLQQILKSSFNESQLQAIGVSIRSSNLTKEFDISLIQGPPGTGKTRTIVAIISGLLASVSRKTGNSEQDHSSSTTFRQRMNPNVAMARVWQDAALAKQLDDDGETKKNIAEKIGKGRVLICAQSNAAVDELVSRISSLGIYGLDGKMFKPYLVRVGNAKTVHPNSLPFFLDTLVDQRLADEKLRINKAKSNKAEDSSALLRCNLEKVVDQITHFEAKRANLNQESLDAKEKLGSKNPNIDDDGKPMSDAELGIRLRRLYEQKRKIYKDLGAVQAQERKANNEIRALKHKLRKSILKDAQIVVTTLSGCGGDLYNVCAESSSAHKFSSPSEDNLFDAVVIDEAAQALEPATLIPLQLLKSRGTKCIMVGDPKQLPATVLSNIASKYLYECSMFERLQRAGYPILMLTQQYRMHPDICRFPSMHFYDNKLLNGVDMSSKSAPFHESPYLRPYVFYDIVDGQEHRSGDSSSVCNEQEAEAAVQLLRFFKKRYPSEFVAGRIGIITPYKRQLAVLRSRFSSAFGSQVAADMELNTVDGFQGREVDILVLSTVRATHSASDGNNQSRIGFVADVRRMNVALTRARLSLWVFGNTRTLQRDHNWGALVNDAKEREAIVPVKRPYNNMFGEKTTEQKQFENLSKKLPGPEKQQQHSRRKEHRAETSSDRKMRKPDGDAVPLSSKGSESKHSRRKAKEEASSQREEIAAGSERVTSEVNPKRNQEKKEKMKGIEKSSNPENTDVTSSKKSKKASSKVDSNKREKSTDESEERDRQKNKGSASCNQGGGEDLVSKRKQQQREAVEAILNSSLLPSHKPKKPPKRPLSPSSTASSHTRPSKAIKESTKNNSKQR from the exons atgacgAGTAAAGTCTCCTCAAGTGGAGAGCTTTTGAGCCGGTGGAGGAGAATCGAGGAAGACGAAGAGGAGAACGACGATTCTGATCCCTCCACAGTAGACCGTCTTAACAAGCGCAAAGAACAATG GTTTACAGATGCATTCACTATGTTGATCTCCTTACCGAACGACACTCATATCTGGTGCGGGTGTAGCGACGTGATGGGGCCTCTCCTCGAGACGTTCTACAATTACTTCAGAGACGAAAGAGAGGACTCGCCGCTCAAGGCTTTGTGGAAGAGGATCTCTAGGGAGATGCGGACTTGTGCTCAGTGTATTTCTCAGCACCATCAGACTCAAGAGATGTATGAGAAAGAGTATGAGTGCGCTTCTGTCGGTCCGTTACTTGCTGTGCTGCGTAAACTCGATGAGCAGAGAGTGACTAAGCATTTGCAAGAGATTAATTTGATAATAGAAAAAGGAGCGTATGATCAGGATCGTCATCATGCTGAAGTTGTTAGTGTTATGTACGAG GTTTTGATGTTTCCCTTCTTCTTTGACGACATGTCCTTATGCACTGAGTTTGAGAAGTTCATTGAGTCAATCGACAATATTCATGAGCTAGCATTTGCTGAGAATCAAGAATTTCCG GGTGTGTATGCACTTCTTTTTCTCAATAGAAGGGTGCGTGTAATTGGCTATCGCTTGGCGAGGGCCATGGGGAAGTTGAG GTCAGCAACCCAGTTAGAACGCCTTCAGCCGTTGCTCAAGAAATTCATTGGAATTCTGGAGATGGAGGGACTCCCTTCTTCATCTCAGGATCCAAGACCGAGGATTAATCTAGACCGCTCATCCATATGGCTTGGGATGACATCATT GCTTGAGTTCTTAGAAGGCCCTGCTTTTGAAGAGGGGATATTAGAGCCTTATCCCATTTTTGTTGATACAGTGTTGAATCATATAAGCGGCGATTCACCTGAATTTTCGCTGGCTGTGAATTGCCTGAAAGAGCTATTTAAGACACTTG GTTGTAAGCTTTGGCTTAGGGCTACCTTGTCCCCAAGTGTGATGCGTAACACATTGTTGGGTCAGTGTTTTCATACAAAAGCCGAGAAGATCCACAAAGCCATTTTTGATCTTTTCCAGCCATTATTACAG TCCCTCGAGGCTTTGCGAGATGGTGAGCATGAAAAGCAACGTAGACACTTTCTCTACTTTCTCCTTCATCAGGTCCCAGTTAGCAGTAACTTCAGTTTTTTAGCGAGAAGAATTGGACACAAG ATTGCTCTTCTTATTGTACTCAGAGGTTACAAGATGAACCCTCCTTGCCCGCCCTTTGAGTGTGCACACATGTG GGGACCGTCTCTTGTGTCATCGTTTATCGATTCTGCACTACATATTTCATTGCGTCAACCTGCTATTGATCTTGTTCAAACTATCCTGGTATCTGATGCTACGGCCCTACTAGCTTCGCTGCTACGTAATAATACTGGTAACTATATGGGAAATGAGGTGAAATATGACGACGATGACAGTAATTTTCCCTTTCCCCATGCTGTGGAAGATGTAAGTGATCGTCCGTGGAGTGACTTTACCCAGCAGAGCAAAGTTACTCTTGGGGAGTGCAAAGAGTGGATGTGCATTCCGATGCTTTGGATTACTACTCTTACAAATACAAATCTATTAAACCTTCCAGTATCGCTGTCCCAAGCAGTATTTTGGTCTCGGTCACGTTTTTGTTTGGTGGAATCTGAAAAGAATGATGACATGACGGTTGATATGGAAACCTGGCTTTCATCTTCCGCTGTTGAAATCAAAGGCACGCTTGGATGGAAGGTAGCAACAGGTTCTGATGACGGGGGGCCAGGAAAGGAGTCCAAAAATTCTGTGGCGGTATCAAAGATGTGTCCTACGTTAATACGAACTCTGAAGAG ATTGACCACTTGTTTTCTGGTTCAAATGGGTGAAGAGTATCGAAAACAATGGACCTGGGTACCAGGGATGAGCGAAACTTTCATCCTCTCTCTTTCAGACCCAGATGAT AATATACGGCAGTTTGGAAAGTCTATGCTGGAACACGTTTCAAATACCAGAGGTCTGTCTTGTGGGCTGAAGTTTCTCTGCTCTCAAAGTTCACACCTCGTACATGTTTTTTCTGGAGCCACGCATGTTTTACAGCAG GTCCATTTAAGCTCTGTTCTACAAAGATTTCAGATCCtgcatcattttttctttttattattcaagCTGCTGAAGGAAGAGGATGTGGTCATTATTACTGAGGCTGTGAAGAGTTCTGCAGGGGGATTTTTGAGGCAACCGGACTTCAGTGCTCCTCCTGTGATTGAGAGCAGAAATTCCTCCAGTGCTACCCCAGAGTTGCTGAAGTTTCTCTACTCGCTGGCAGAAGTTGCCTGGGGCGCAGTAAGGAAGTGCTTGGCTGAGGGAAAGGCTTTCATCCATCAAAGTCTTTGCCAG ATGACATGTGTACGTTTGCTTGAGATAACTCCTGTCGTTCTGGGAAAGCTTAGACTAAGCCGTGAAGAGTCCTGTGCTATTGGAGGAGCTTTGAAAGATGCATCTGATCTTAAATGGCTTCCTGATCTCATTGATTGGGGAAGGTCACAACTTAAAGTTGTTATTACGTATTGGAAACGAGCATTAGCGGCTTTGCTAGATATCTTACAAGGATCAAAGAGTGAAACTTGTTCCTCAGCAGTCCAGGCTATCAGGCGTGTGTTATCTGCTG ATGATCTTGACATCGAGCAATTAGCAGACCAAATCTCCCGCCTTGTCCCCAAGGCAAATGAGTTTCTTAAACCTGTTGATGCTGTTGGCAAAGCACCAGATAATGTGATGGATCTAACAGAGGATGTGACTGAGAAGGAATCGTTGAAGAATTTACCTAGTTTGAATAAGTCTCATCAACTTGATATCAATAAAACTCTTCCACCTATCAGAAGCATCTCACGGGTCCCATCTCTGAAGAAGGGTACTTCTAGTATTGATACTCCAAAGAGTTCGGCGGCAGTTGTCTCAGAGAAAGATGTTTCAGTAAAATCCAGCAATATGGTTAGGGACCTTCCCACCACAAACGCTGAACCAAGCAAGGTTGGTAGCATTAGTAAGGAAGCAGGAAACAGACAGACTTTGGGAGGTCCTCTTTCACTTGTAAACAGAACCAACTTAAAGAACGCTGCTGATGAATCCATCTCTCGTGGAACTTCGAAAGAGGCCCAGAAATCTGCGATTTCCAACACCAAAGGCATGGATTTGAGAAAAGTAGTTAATGAGCCGGAGGTTGATCCACTGGATTTGGCACTTAAACCTCTGAAACCACAGCCATTACCCCTAGCAAAACCAGGACCTATTGTTCCCAAACGACAAGTTATTCAACTTTGTGCACCTGTAAATAAGAAATCTGAGCGTTGGCAGAGGCAAGAAGCTGGATTTAAAAGATTCAGGCCACCAAAGCTTGAAGATTGGTTTAGAAAGATTTTGCAAATGGACTACTATGCAATAGTGGGACTGGCGTCAACAAATAAAGATGAGAATCAGAATGTCGGAAAGTTCAAGGAAGTTCCAGTGCGTTTTACTTCACCTGAGCAATATATACAGATTTTCCAGCCCTTGGTTCTAGAAGAGTTTAAAGCACAGTTGCAAAGTTCTTTCCAAGAGATATCGTCATTGGAGGAGATTTATTATGGTGATCTGTCTGTTTTATCGATTGAAAGGGTTGACGACTTCCACTTTGTTCGTTTTATGAAAGACGAAAATGATGGACCCAACTCGAAAAGTTTCTCTGAGAATGATTTGATTTTGTTCACAAAAGAGCATCCAGAAAATAGTAATGTTGGTGTTAATATGATGGGAAAG GTGGAAGGGCGGGAATGGGATGAGAGAAAACGATCGAGTATTTTGAATGTGCGCTTGTATCTTCAGAATGCGTCTTCACGATTAAATCAAGCTAGAAGGAATCTTTTGGAACGTAGCCAATGGCATGCATGTCGGATTTTAAACATTACATCCCAAATCCGAGAGTTTCAAGCGCTGTCATCCATAAAGGATATCCCCGTTCTTCCTGTGATCTTGAGCCCTTTGAGTGACTCGAACTATGACTCTGAAATTAAAAGATCAGATCTGCGTTCATTACCACATTCTTTACAACAAATACTTAAATCATCTTTCAATGAGAGTCAACTTCAGGCTATTGGCGTTTCCATTCGCTCATCCAATTTGACAAAAGAGTTTGACATTTCACTTATTCAGGGTCCTCCAG GAACTGGCAAGACTCGTACTATTGTTGCCATTATTAGTGGTTTGCTTGCTTCTGTTTCACGTAAAACTGGAAATTCTGAGCAAGATCATAGTTCTTCTACAACCTTTAGGCAGAGAATGAATCCGAATGTGGCTATGGCAAGGGTATGGCAAGATGCAGCTCTGGCTAAACAGCTCGATGATGATGgggaaacaaagaaaaatatagcaGAAAAGATTGGTAAAGGAAGGGTATTGATCTGCGCTCAGTCAAACGCTGCAGTTGATGAATTAGTTTCGCGAATATCTAGTTTAGGCATTTATGGCTTGGATGGGAAGATGTTTAAACCGTATCTTGTGAGGGTTGGAAATGCAAAAACAGTTCATCCAAATTCATTGCCCTTCTTTCTGGATACCCTGGTCGATCAGCGTTTAGCTGATGAGAAATTGCGGATAAACAAGGCTAAGAGTAATAAGGCTGAAGATTCTTCTGCCTTACTGCGCTGTAATTTAGAGAAGGTTGTTGATCAGATCACCCATTTTGAGGCTAAGCGTGCAAACTTAAACCAGGAAAGTTTGGACGCCAAAGAAAAGCTAGGGAGTAAAAACCCCAATATAGATGATGATGGCAAGCCAATGTCTGATGCCGAGTTAGGAATAAGATTGCGGAGGCTATATGAGCAAAAGAGGAAAATTTACAAAGATCTTGGTGCTGTTCAGGCGCAAGAGAGAAAAGCGAACAATGAAATTAGAGCATTGAAACATAAGTTGAGGAAGTCCATTCTTAAAGATGCTCAAATAGTTGTTACAACTTTAAGTGGttgtggaggagacttgtacaATGTGTGTGCTGAATCTTCATCAGCCCATAAATTTAGCAGTCCATCTGAAGATAATCTGTTTGATGCTGTAGTGATTGACGAAGCAGCTCAG GCTCTGGAGCCAGCTACCTTGATTCCTTTACAGCTCTTAAAGTCAAGAGGGACTAAATGCATAATG GTTGGAGATCCAAAGCAGCTTCCAGCAACTGTTCTCTCCAACATTGCTAGTAAATATTTGTATGAATGCAGCATGTTTGAACGCTTACAAAGGGCTGGTTATCCTATCCTTATGCTTACCCAACAG TATAGGATGCATCCAGATATTTGTAGATTCCCGTCTATGCATTTCTACGACAATAAGCTGCTGAATGGTGTCGACATGTCAAGCAAATCAGCTCCGTTTCACGAGAGCCCTTATCTTCGACCATATGTTTTCTATGATATTGTTGACGGCCAAGAGCATCGAAGTGGGGATTCTAGCTCCGTGTGCAATGAACAAGAAGCTGAAGCTGCTGTTCAGCTACTTAGATTTTTCAAAAAGAG ATACCCCTCTGAATTTGTCGCTGGAAGGATTGGCATCATTACTCCCTACAAACGTCAGCTTGCGGTTTTGCGTTCTCGTTTCTCTAGTGCATTTGGATCTCAAGTGGCAGCAGATATGGAACTGAATACTGTTGATGGCTTTCAAGGGAGAGAGGTTGACATATTGGTATTATCCACTGTAAGAGCTACTCATTCTGCTTCTGATGGGAACAATCAAAGTCGGATTGGTTTCGTTGCAGATGTTAGACGTATGAATGTTGCTCTCACAAGAGCTAGACTCTCGCTTTGGGTTTTCGGTAACACAAGAACCTTGCAAAGAGACCATAACTGGGGCGCTCTTGTGAACGATGCGAAAGAAAGAGAAGCCATCGTACCAGTTAAGAGACCGTACAACAACATGTTCGGCGAGAAAACGACGGAACAAAAGCAGTTCGAGAATCTTTCGAAGAAGCTACCTGGGCCTGAGAAACAGCAGCAGCATTCTCGCCGTAAAGAACATAGAGCAGAGACATCCTCTGATAGAAAAATGAGGAAACCTGATGGAGATGCTGTGCCTCTCTCATCAAAAGGATCAGAGAGCAAGCACAGCAGACGAAAAGCCAAAGAAGAAGCTTCTTCTCAAAGGGAAGAAATAGCTGCAGGCAGTGAGAGAGTAACATCCGAAGTGAATCCGAAACGGAaccaagagaagaaagaaaaaatgaaaggTATTGAGAAAAGCAGCAATCCAGAAAATACAGATGTAACTAGTTCGAAGAAATCTAAGAAGGCTTCATCAAAGGTTGACAGTAACAAGAGGGAAAAATCCACAGATGAATCTGAAGAGAGAGACCGTCAAAAAAACAAAGGTAGTGCTTCTTGTAATCAAGGAGGTGGTGAAGATTTAGTATCCAAGCGGAAACAACAACAGCGTGAAGCTGTTGAGGCTATTCTAAATTCGTCTCTGCTTCCTTCACATAAGCctaaaaaacctccaaagcgACCATTGTCCCCAAGTTCAACTGCAAGCAGTCACACAAGACCGTCCAAAGCTATCAAAG AATCCACCAAGAACAACAGTAAACAAAGATAA